The following are from one region of the Arachis duranensis cultivar V14167 chromosome 10, aradu.V14167.gnm2.J7QH, whole genome shotgun sequence genome:
- the LOC107470187 gene encoding uncharacterized protein LOC107470187, translated as MLPYSQRLKGENKEKQYSKFLEIFKTLHINIPFIEALEQIPLYAKFMKELLTKKRSLKEGKTVVMTRECSAIIQRGLPRKKKDPGSFHIPCTIGDMMIERVFCDLGASINMMPLSLMKKLQIHELKPTKIVLQMVDKSIQQALGVVENVLVKVDNFFLPADFIILDIKEDDNTPIILGRPFLAIARALIDIEKEELMLRMHEEHIMFHVFKNLQDSTQEE; from the coding sequence ATGCTCCCATACTCTCAAAGACTCAAGGGAGAGAACAAAGAGAAGCAATACTCCAAATTCTTGGAGATATTCAAGACACTACACATCAACATCCCTTTCATTGAAGCACTTGAACAGATACCCCtatatgctaagttcatgaaggaaTTGTTGACAAAGAAAAGATCCTTGAAAGAGGGAAAAACAGTTGTGATGACCAGGGAGTGTAGTGCCATCATCCAAAGAGGCTTgccaagaaagaagaaggatccagggagctttcatATCCCCTGCACCATAGGCGACATGATGATTGAGAGAGTATTTTGTGACCTTGGTGCAAGCATAAATATGATGCCTCTATCCTTGATGAAGAAGCTTCAGATTCATGAATTAAAACCCACAAAGATAGTCCTTCAAATGGTGGACAAATCCATTCAGCAAGCACTTGGGGTTGTAGAGAATGTATTGGTAAAGGTGGACAATTTTTTCCTCCCAGCTGACTTCATCATCCTAGACATAAAGGAAGATGACAACACTCCCATTATTCTAGGGAGACCTTTCTTAGCTATTGCTAGGGCATTGATAGatattgaaaaagaagaattaaTGCTAAGGATGCATGAAGAGCATATAATGTTTCATGTCTTCAAGAATTTGCAAGATTCCACCCAAGAGGAATAG